The proteins below come from a single Miscanthus floridulus cultivar M001 chromosome 1, ASM1932011v1, whole genome shotgun sequence genomic window:
- the LOC136488913 gene encoding histone acetyltransferase GCN5-like yields MDGLAAPSPSHSGATSGGGASHRKRKLPPSSLSDATADEDDDTTAPSSPSTAPSSPSRPSSPSSSHSDDDDDDSLHTFNAARLDGAPGGGSASGRPPKPDSSSVSAAAAAAAAAAGGGPKPEPGSATAGDGKEDPKGLFTDNLQTSGAYSAREEGLKREEDSGRLKFLCYSNDGVDEHMIWLVGLKNIFARQLPNMPKEYIVRLVMDRTHKSMMVIRNNIVVGGITYRPYASQRFGEIAFCAITADEQVKGYGTRLMNHLKQHARDADGLTHFLTYADNNAVGYFVKQGFTKEITLDKERWQGYIKDYDGGILMECKIDPKLPYVDLATMIRRQRQAIDEKIRELSNCHIVYPGIDFQKKEAGIPRRLIKPEDIPGLREAGWTPDQWGHSKSRSAFSPDYNTYRQQLTNLMRILLKNLSEHPDAWPFKEPVDSRDVPDYYDIIKDPIDLKTMLRRVDSDQYYVTLEMFVADMKRMFNNARTYNSPDTIYYKCSTRLENFFSTKIASLVAQASTKS; encoded by the exons ATGGACGGCCTCGCTGCGCCGTCGCCGTCCCACTCCGGCGCCACCTCCGGCGGCGGGGCCTCCCACCGCAAGCGGAAGCTCCCGCCGTCGTCGCTCTCCGACGCCACcgccgacgaggacgacgacaccACCGCTCCGTCATCCCCCTCCACGGCCCCATCCTCGCCCTCCCGACCGTCCTCTCCATCTTCCTCACActctgacgatgacgacgacgactcgCTCCACACGTTCAATGCCGCGCGCCTCGACGGCGCGCCGGGTGGGGGCTCCGCCTCCGGCCGTCCTCCGAAGCCGGATTCCTCATCAGTGTCTgctgcggcggccgccgccgcggctgcgGCGGGCGGAGGGCCCAAGCCGGAGCCCGGCTCGGCGACCGCTGGCGACGGGAAGGAGGACCCAAAGGGGTTGTTCACGGACAACCTTCAGACCAGCGGCGCGTACAGCGCCCGTGAGGAGGGCCTCAAACGCGAG GAAGATTCGGGAAGGCTAAAATTTCTCTGTTATTCTAACGATGGTGTTGATGAACACATGATATG GTTGGTAGGTTTGAAGAATATCTTCGCCCGGCAGCTTCCTAATATGCCCAAAGAATATATTGTGCGCCTTGTCATGGATAG AACTCACAAGTCAATGATGGTTATCAGGAACAATATTGTCGTGGGAGGCATTACTTATCGCCCTTATGCAAG CCAGAGGTTTGGAGAAATAGCGTTTTGTGCTATCACAGCTGATGAGCAAGTTAAAGGCTATGGAACAAGATTAATGAATCATTTGAAGCAACATGCACGGGATGCTGATGGGCTCACACATTTCTTAACCTATGCTGATAATAATGCTGTTGGCTATTTTGTAAAGCAG GGTTTCACAAAGGAGATCACATTGGACAAAGAAAGATGGCAAGG GTACATTAAAGACTATGATGGAGGAATATTGATGGAGTGTAAAATTGACCCAAAGCTGCCATATGTTGATCTGGCAACAATGATTCGACGTCAAAGGCAG GCCATTGATGAGAAGATCAGAGAGCTTTCTAACTGCCATATTGTTTATCCAGGAATTGATTTTCAGAAG AAAGAAGCTGGCATTCCAAGAAGACTGATAAAGCCAGAAGATATCCCTGGTCTGA GGGAAGCTGGGTGGACGCCTGATCAGTGGGGTCATTCTAAATCACGATCAGCATTCTCCCCGGACTATAATACTTACAGGCAACAACTTACTAACCTTATGCGGATATTGTTGAAG AATCTGAGTGAACATCCTGATGCTTGGCCATTTAAAGAGCCTGTGGATTCACGAGATGTTCCAGACTATTATGATATCATCAAAGATCCTATTG ATTTAAAGACGATGTTAAGAAGAGTCGACTCTGATCAATATTATGTGACCCTAGAGATGTTTGTAGCCGACATGAAGAGAATGTTCAACAATGCAAGAACTTACAATTCTCCAGATACTATCTATTACAAATGTTCGACACG GCTTGAAAATTTCTTCTCGACCAAAATTGCTTCACTGGTTGCACAAGCCTCAACCAAGAGCTAG
- the LOC136488903 gene encoding chitinase 2-like — protein sequence MGSSKLIAAVLLPAAALVIALLHAPTTTAANSNLFRDYIGAIFNGVQFSDVPINQDVQFDFILSFVIDYTTTTDPPSPTNGQFSIFWQDSVLTPSAVAAIKQSNPNVRVAVSLGGATVNNSPVFFNVTSADSWVDNAVSSLTSIVQQYGLDGIDIDYEQFQADPATFAECIGRLVTTLKSNGVIKFASIAPFADADVQSHYQALWASYGISVIDYINFQFYAYDESTTADQYVNYFDEQMVNYPGGNILASFTTAPTTTSVPVDTALSACQTLQSQGKLYGIFIWAADYSKSQGFKYETQAQALLANATSQ from the coding sequence ATGGGCTCCTCAAAGCTCATTGCAGCCGTTCTTCTCCCAGCTGCTGCCCTTGTcatcgccctcctccatgccCCAACGACCACAGCAGCAAACTCCAACCTCTTCCGCGACTACATCGGCGCCATCTTCAACGGTGTCCAGTTCAGCGACGTGCCCATCAACCAAGACGTCCAGTTCGACTTCATCCTCTCCTTCGTCATCGACTACACCACCACAACCGATCCTCCATCTCCGACCAACGGGCAGTTCAGCATCTTCTGGCAGGACTCGGTGCTGACGCCGTCCGCGGTGGCCGCCATCAAGCAGAGCAACCCGAACGTGCGGGTGGCCGTCAGCCTCGGCGGCGCCACCGTGAACAACAGCCCGGTGTTCTTCAACGTCACCTCCGCCGACTCGTGGGTCGACAACGCCGTCTCCTCCCTGACCAGCATCGTCCAGCAGTACGGCCTGGACGGCATCGACATCGACTACGAGCAGTTCCAGGCGGACCCGGCCACCTTCGCCGAGTGCATCGGCCGCCTGGTGACGACGCTCAAGAGCAACGGGGTGATCAAGTTCGCGTCCATCGCGCCgttcgccgacgccgacgtgcaGAGCCATTACCAGGCGCTGTGGGCGAGCTATGGGATTAGCGTGATAGACTACATCAACTTCCAGTTCTACGCGTACGACGAGAGCACAACCGCGGACCAGTACGTGAACTACTTCGACGAGCAGATGGTGAACTACCCCGGCGGCAACATCCTGGCCAGCTTCACCACGGCGCCGACGACTACCTCGGTGCCGGTTGATACGGCGCTCAGCGCCTGCCAGACTCTGCAGTCGCAGGGAAAGCTCTACGGCATCTTCATCTGGGCTGCGGATTACTCTAAGAGCCAAGGGTTCAAGTACGAGACACAAGCGCAGGCACTGTTGGCCAACGCCACCAGCCAGTAG
- the LOC136488894 gene encoding chitinase 2-like translates to MGCSKLIALVLVPALVAVHVHVPMASAANSNLFRDYIGAIFNGVKFTDVPINPRVRFDFIMAFVIDYTTATEPPTPTNGQFNIFWQNSVLTASAVAAIKQSNPNVRVAVSLGGATVNDRPVFFNITSVESWVQNAVSSLTTIVQEYNLDGIDIDYEQFQADPATFAECIGRLVTTLKSNGVIKFASIAPYGNADVQRHYQALWASYGSVIDYVNFQFYAYGASTTEAQYVDFFDQQLVNYPGGNILASFTTAPTTTSVSINTSLSACQTLQSQGKLYGIFIWAADHSRSQGFKYDTQAQALLANAPAGY, encoded by the coding sequence ATGGGCTGCTCGAAGCTGATTGCGTTAGTACTTGTCCCGGCTCTTGTAgccgtccatgtccatgtcccaaTGGCCAGCGCAGCGAACTCCAACCTGTTCCGGGACTACATCGGCGCCATCTTCAACGGCGTCAAGTTCACCGACGTTCCCATCAACCCGAGGGTCCGGTTCGACTTCATCATGGCCTTCGTCATCGACTACACCACCGCCACGGAGCCGCCCACCCCGACCAACGGGCAGTTCAACATCTTCTGGCAGAACTCGGTGCTGACGGCCTCCGCGGTGGCCGCCATCAAGCAGAGCAACCCGAACGTGCGGGTGGCCGTCAGCCTCGGCGGCGCCACCGTGAACGACCGGCCGGTGTTCTTCAACATCACCTCCGTGGAGTCCTGGGTGCAGAACGCCGTCTCCTCCCTGACCACCATCGTCCAGGAGTACAACCTTGACGGCATCGACATCGACTACGAGCAGTTCCAGGCCGACCCGGCCACCTTCGCCGAGTGCATCGGCCGCCTGGTGACCACGCTCAAGAGCAACGGCGTGATCAAGTTCGCGTCCATCGCGCCGTACGGCAACGCCGACGTGCAGCGCCATTACCAGGCGCTGTGGGCGAGCTACGGGAGCGTCATAGACTACGTCAACTTCCAGTTCTACGCCTACGGCGCCAGCACGACGGAGGCGCAGTACGTGGACTTCTTCGACCAGCAGCTCGTCAACTACCCCGGGGGCAACATCCTCGCCAGCTTCACCACGGCGCCCACCACGACGTCGGTGTCCATCAACACGTCGCTCAGCGCTTGCCAGACGCTGCAGTCGCAGGGCAAACTCTACGGGATCTTCATCTGGGCTGCCGATCATTCCAGGAGCCAAGGATTTAAGTACGACACACAAGCACAAGCGCTGCTCGCCAACGCCCCAGCTGGCTACTAG